A window of the Choloepus didactylus isolate mChoDid1 chromosome 11, mChoDid1.pri, whole genome shotgun sequence genome harbors these coding sequences:
- the LOC119506200 gene encoding LOW QUALITY PROTEIN: metastasis-associated protein MTA3-like (The sequence of the model RefSeq protein was modified relative to this genomic sequence to represent the inferred CDS: deleted 1 base in 1 codon), producing MLIMLADKHAKEIEEESETTIEADLTDKQKHQLKHRELFLSRQYESLPATHIRGKCTVALLNETESVLSYLDKEDTFFYSLVYDPSVKTLLADKGEIRVGPRYQADIPEMLLEGESDDREQSKLEIKVWDPNSPLTDRQIDQFLVVARAVGTFGRALDCSSSVRQPSLQMSAATASRDITLFHAMDTLYRHSYDLSSAISVLVPLGGPVLCRDEMEEWSASEASLFEEALEKYGKDFNDIRQDFLPWKSLTSIIEYYYMWKTTDRYVQQKRLKAAEAESKLKQVYIPTYKPNPNQMSTSNSKPGTVNGAVGTTFQPQNSLLGRACESCYATQSHQWYSWGPPNMQCRLCATCWLYWKKYRGLEMPTQSEEEKLSPSPTTEDPHVRSHMSRQAMQGMPVRNSGNPKSAVKTRQAFFLHTTYFTKFARQVCKNTLRLRQAARRPFVPINYAAIRAECKMLLNS from the exons ATGCTTATAATGCTTGCGGACAAACATgctaaagaaattgaagaagaatCAGAAACTACAATTGAAGCTGatttgactgataaacagaaacaTCAGTTGAAACACAGGGAACTCTTTTTGTCACGCCAGTATGAATCTCTGCCTGCAACACATATCAGGGGAAAATGCACTGTTGCCCTTCTGAATGAGACAGAGTCAGTACTGTCATATCTTGATAAGGAGGATACCTTTTTCTACTCCTTGGTTTATGAC CCCTCAGTGAAAACACTATTAGCTGACAAAGGTGAAATCAGAGTGGGACCTAGATATCAAGCAGACATTCCAGAAATGCTCTTAGAAGGAGAATCAGATGACAGGGAGCAGTCAAAATTGGAAATTAAAGTTTGGGATCCAAATAGCCCACTTACGGATCGACAGATTGACCAGTTTTTAGTTGTAGCACGTGCTGTTGGAACGTTCGGGCGAGCCCTTGACTGCAGCAGTTCTGTGAGGCAGCCTAGTTTGCAAATGAGTGCAGCCACAGCCTCCCGAGACATCACCCTGTTTCATGCAATGGATACATTGTATAGACACAGCTATGATTTGAGCAGTGCCATTAGTGTTTTAGTACCACTTGGAGGACCTGTTTTATGCAGAGATGAAATGGAAGAATGGTCAGCCTCAGAAGCAAGTTTATTTGAAGAGGCAttggaaaaatatggcaaagacTTTAACGATATACGTCAAGACTTTCTCCCTTGGAAATCATTGACTAGCATCATTGAATATTATTACATGTGGAAAACTACTGACAGATATGTGCAGCAGAAACGTCTAAAAGCAGCAGAAGCTGAGAGTAAACTGAAACAAGTATATATCCCAACTTACAAACCAAATCCCAACCAAATGTCCACCAGCAACAGCAAACCTGGCACTGTGAACGGAGCCGTGGGGACCACATTCCAGCCTCAGAACTCCCTCCTAGGGCGAGCGTGTGAGAGCTGCTATGCTACACAATCTCATCAGTGGTACTCTTGGGGCCCGCCTAACATGCAGTGTAGATTATGTGCAACTTGTTGGCTTTACTGGAAGAAATACAGAGGTCTGGAGATGCCCACCCAGTCGGAAGAAGAGAAGTTATCTCCCAGCCCAACCACAGAGGATCCCCACGTCAGAAGTCACATGTcccgccaggccatgcagggaaTGCCAGTCCGAAACTCTGGGAATCCAAAGTCTGCAGTGAAGACCCGTCAAGCTTTCTTCCTTCACACTACATATTTCACAAAATTTGCTCGTCAGGTCTGCAAAAATACCCTCCGGCTGCGGCAGGCAGCAAGACGACCCTTTGTTCCTATTAATTATGCTGCCATTAGGGCAGAATGTAAGATGCTTTTAAATTCTTAA